A stretch of the Archangium violaceum genome encodes the following:
- the smc gene encoding chromosome segregation protein SMC, whose protein sequence is MRIKRLDITGFKSFMERSVFTFDDGVTGIVGPNGCGKSNVVDSIRWVMGEQSAKNLRGRGMEDVIFNGSESKPPLSMAEVSLTFHVDETDTLPAHLSGLTEVTVTRRLFRSGDSEYLINKTTCRLLDITELFLGTGVGTKAYSIIEQGRVGLIVSSKPEDRRHLIEEAAGVTKYKSRRKAAERKLEATQANLLRVTDITSELERRLESLSRQAKKAEKYKKLKTRMREIELHSASHRFLALHAEAKVLQEKLGSVGAEEREGLEKMRELELVITNRRTSLEAETEALQKLSADVHTLESALQRADQDLAYWRKDLEETTARVAQSETELNALKARQAEVAETMASREAELSSIAGSWKEDEVAMKVAQEELRRVSQLQTEISLRLEQERAALVTVASRLANHESNLVNLARQKTDLEARRARNRAEADALREQEKQLEDVRQQVARRVEDSRHLSLELAERKGHEEEALMRTRQAFMENEVQVIGLREELSDKRSRLASLEALQKDYEGFDKGVRAVMVRAGEEARAQGIFGLVADVISTTPRFERAVEAVLGERLQHVVVESRDKGVELVEYLKEAAEGRGSFLPVPPPERVPSVVQPDMSRAGVLALALDEMTCEESLQPVVKLLLGDVVIVEDIASAKAYAEAEGGNCCTLVTLDGEVFRPDGTIIGGEREGAAVGALQKKREIAELAAEVTRVEERYNEILTRHYTLQKQMGDSEDVLKGLAKNQHAEELSLASQEKDLHKASEDLARVRDRLRALDAEEEQLTQMYDGLAHEEENSRGEVTHGQADREGREERVKQLVGELESLRQRAETATSNLTSLKVKVAAGGERGESARKELESLLAQKEEMAGRVRKLESTVREGSARVVEFQRRITETEAERARKAEELRVASEGLEARRTAHAAASGEVREQDNVLRELRTKLDGLTQGLSQITLREREIALELEHLVAGIRERHGMELQEEVHRYHMLPSLSEEAEQELKELRAQVEKMGEINLTAIDEHTELSQRSEFLLTQKKDLAESMEKLQEAIRRIDASSRERFKQTFEIVNEKFQAIFPRLFGGGRASLVLTNEGQGGEPGVEIVAQPPGKKLQSMNLLSGGEKALTAVALIFAIFLIKPTPFCLLDEVDAPLDEGNVGRYNDMVKEMSKQSQFILITHNKRTMEVADTLYGVTMEEPGISKLVSVKLREAKAANDNITAA, encoded by the coding sequence ATGCGAATCAAGCGGCTGGACATCACCGGCTTCAAGTCGTTCATGGAGCGCAGCGTCTTCACGTTCGATGACGGAGTGACGGGCATCGTCGGCCCCAACGGCTGCGGCAAGTCGAACGTGGTGGACTCCATCCGCTGGGTGATGGGCGAGCAGAGCGCCAAGAACCTGCGCGGCCGCGGCATGGAGGACGTCATCTTCAACGGCTCGGAGTCCAAGCCGCCCCTGTCCATGGCCGAGGTGTCGCTCACCTTCCACGTGGACGAGACGGACACGCTCCCGGCCCACCTCTCCGGTCTCACCGAGGTGACGGTGACGCGCCGCCTCTTCCGCAGCGGCGACTCCGAGTACCTCATCAACAAGACGACGTGCCGCCTGCTGGACATCACCGAGCTCTTCCTCGGCACCGGCGTGGGCACCAAGGCCTACTCCATCATCGAGCAGGGCCGCGTGGGTCTCATCGTCTCCAGCAAGCCCGAGGACCGGCGCCACCTGATCGAGGAGGCCGCGGGCGTCACCAAGTACAAGTCGCGCCGCAAGGCCGCCGAGCGCAAGCTGGAGGCCACCCAGGCCAACCTCCTGCGCGTCACGGACATCACCTCCGAGCTGGAGCGCCGGCTCGAGAGCCTCTCGCGCCAGGCGAAGAAGGCGGAGAAGTACAAGAAGCTCAAGACGCGGATGCGGGAGATCGAGCTGCACTCGGCCTCGCACCGCTTCCTGGCCCTGCACGCCGAGGCCAAGGTGCTCCAGGAGAAGCTGGGCAGCGTGGGCGCCGAGGAGCGCGAGGGCCTGGAGAAGATGCGCGAGCTGGAGCTCGTCATCACCAACCGCCGCACCTCGCTGGAGGCCGAGACCGAGGCCCTGCAGAAGCTCTCCGCCGACGTGCACACGCTGGAGAGCGCCCTGCAGCGCGCGGACCAGGACCTGGCCTACTGGCGCAAGGACCTGGAGGAGACGACCGCCCGCGTCGCCCAGTCCGAGACCGAGCTCAACGCGCTCAAGGCCCGTCAGGCCGAGGTGGCCGAGACCATGGCCTCGCGCGAGGCGGAGCTCAGCTCCATCGCCGGCTCGTGGAAGGAGGACGAGGTCGCGATGAAGGTGGCGCAGGAGGAGCTGCGCCGGGTGAGCCAGCTGCAGACGGAGATCTCCCTGCGGCTGGAGCAGGAGCGCGCGGCGCTCGTCACCGTGGCCAGCCGGCTGGCCAACCACGAGAGCAACCTCGTCAACCTGGCCCGCCAGAAGACGGACCTGGAGGCCCGGCGTGCCCGCAACCGCGCCGAGGCGGACGCCCTGCGCGAGCAGGAGAAGCAGCTTGAGGATGTGCGCCAGCAGGTGGCCCGCCGGGTGGAGGACAGCCGCCACCTGTCGTTGGAGCTCGCCGAGCGCAAGGGCCACGAGGAGGAGGCCCTGATGCGCACGCGTCAGGCCTTCATGGAGAACGAGGTCCAGGTCATCGGCCTGCGCGAGGAGTTGAGCGACAAGCGCAGCCGGCTCGCCTCGCTGGAGGCGCTGCAGAAGGACTACGAGGGCTTCGACAAGGGCGTGCGCGCGGTGATGGTGCGCGCCGGCGAGGAGGCCCGCGCGCAGGGCATCTTCGGCCTGGTGGCCGACGTCATCTCCACCACGCCGCGCTTCGAGCGCGCGGTGGAGGCCGTGCTGGGCGAGCGGTTGCAGCACGTCGTCGTCGAGAGCCGCGACAAGGGCGTGGAGCTGGTGGAGTACCTCAAGGAGGCCGCGGAAGGCCGGGGCAGCTTCCTGCCCGTGCCCCCGCCCGAGCGCGTGCCCTCCGTGGTGCAGCCGGACATGTCCCGCGCCGGGGTGCTGGCGCTCGCCCTCGACGAGATGACGTGCGAGGAGTCGCTCCAGCCGGTGGTGAAGCTGCTGCTCGGGGACGTGGTCATCGTGGAGGACATCGCCTCCGCCAAGGCGTACGCGGAGGCCGAGGGCGGCAACTGCTGCACGCTCGTCACCCTGGACGGTGAGGTGTTCCGCCCGGATGGCACCATCATCGGCGGCGAGCGCGAGGGCGCCGCGGTGGGCGCCCTGCAGAAGAAACGGGAGATCGCCGAGCTGGCCGCCGAGGTGACCCGGGTCGAGGAGCGCTACAACGAGATCCTCACCCGGCACTACACCCTGCAGAAGCAGATGGGGGACTCGGAGGACGTCCTCAAGGGGCTGGCGAAGAACCAGCACGCCGAGGAGCTGAGCCTCGCCAGCCAGGAGAAGGACCTGCACAAGGCGAGCGAGGATCTGGCGCGGGTGCGCGACCGTCTCCGGGCGCTGGATGCCGAGGAGGAGCAGCTCACGCAGATGTACGACGGGCTGGCGCACGAGGAGGAGAACAGCCGGGGCGAGGTGACGCACGGACAGGCGGACCGCGAGGGCCGCGAGGAGCGCGTGAAGCAGCTGGTGGGCGAGCTGGAGTCGCTCCGGCAGCGGGCCGAGACGGCCACGAGCAACCTCACCAGCCTGAAGGTGAAGGTGGCCGCCGGTGGCGAGCGCGGCGAGTCGGCGCGCAAGGAGCTGGAGAGCCTGCTGGCCCAGAAGGAGGAGATGGCCGGCCGGGTGCGCAAGCTGGAGTCCACGGTGCGCGAGGGCTCGGCGCGGGTGGTGGAGTTCCAGCGCCGCATCACCGAGACGGAGGCGGAGCGCGCCAGGAAGGCCGAGGAGCTGCGTGTGGCCTCCGAGGGACTCGAGGCGCGGCGCACGGCCCATGCCGCGGCCTCGGGTGAGGTTCGCGAGCAGGACAACGTGCTGCGCGAGCTGCGCACGAAGCTGGATGGCCTCACCCAGGGCCTGTCGCAGATCACCTTGCGCGAGCGGGAGATCGCCCTGGAGCTGGAGCACCTGGTGGCGGGCATCCGCGAGCGGCACGGGATGGAGCTGCAGGAGGAGGTGCACCGCTACCACATGCTGCCGTCGCTGAGCGAGGAGGCGGAGCAGGAGCTGAAGGAGCTGCGCGCGCAGGTGGAGAAGATGGGGGAGATCAACCTCACCGCCATCGACGAGCACACGGAGCTGTCGCAGCGCTCGGAGTTCCTGCTGACGCAGAAGAAGGACCTGGCCGAGTCGATGGAGAAGCTGCAGGAGGCCATCCGCCGCATCGACGCGTCGAGCCGGGAGCGCTTCAAGCAGACGTTCGAGATCGTCAACGAGAAGTTCCAGGCCATCTTCCCGCGGCTGTTCGGCGGCGGCCGGGCGAGCCTGGTGCTGACGAACGAGGGGCAGGGTGGAGAGCCCGGCGTGGAGATCGTCGCGCAGCCGCCCGGCAAGAAGCTGCAGAGCATGAACCTGCTGTCGGGTGGTGAGAAGGCGCTCACGGCCGTGGCGCTCATCTTCGCCATCTTCCTCATCAAGCCGACGCCCTTCTGCCTCCTGGACGAGGTCGACGCGCCGCTGGATGAGGGCAACGTGGGCCGCTACAACGACATGGTGAAGGAGATGAGCAAGCAGTCGCAGTTCATCCTCATCACCCACAACAAGCGCACCATGGAGGTGGCGGACACGCTGTACGGCGTGACGATGGAGGAGCCGGGTATCTCCAAGCTGGTGAGCGTGAAGCTGCGCGAGGCCAAGGCCGCCAACGACAACATCACCGCAGCGTAA